Within Mongoliitalea daihaiensis, the genomic segment GAGAATACTGCTTGTGTCATTCTTCTGAAATCAAAACGCTCAAAACGTGGGTTTTCTTGCGTATTTTGAACCGTAAATAAACTCGGTATGGCAAAATTTGTACCATCCAACAAAAGACTTGTATTGGATGTAGAGAAGAAGTTATGACCTACCAAGAAAGAAGCACTGAATTTATCATTCAAATCCTTGTTGGCAGAAATGATGAAGTCAGAGTTTAAGATTCTATCAGAAATGGTATTTTCGTTGATTCTACCTCCCAAAGCACCGCTCGCCGCAATAGCTGCCCCACCAGAAGAAGATGGTGCCCATACTTGCGTTCTATCTTCATTGGTAAAATCAAAACCCAATCGATGCGAAATCGTCAACCAAGAACTTGGCTTGTATTCAGTAAACAAAAACGAAAGGTAACGATTGACATTATCTGAAAATGGATTATTGTTCACAGTCCAAAAAGGATTATCCGGACTAAAGGGTCTACTACCATCCACTGCACCTCGAAAGTTTCTTTGCTGCCCGTTTGGTAAAACAAACCCTGCTGAGTTATCAAAAGATGGTGGAGTCCTATACAAACCTTGAATTGCATCTGAGAAGTTATCTCCTCTACCAAATTTGGTACTTGTACTGTTCGCATAGGTAATGGAGGCTCCAACCTTTAGTTTTTCGCTCAACTTGGTGTCTGCGGATAACTTGACGGATGTTCTATTGAAGGTGTTATTAGGAATAATCCCTTGCTGGAACATATTTCCGACGGATAAGTAAAAATTACTATTATCGGAACTGGAAGATACCGCAACATGCGTATCATTGGTAAATCCACTCTGGAAAAACAAGCGCTGATTGTCATACACAGGAAGTCGGTCGCCTGCATTGGGATGATTCATATCTACAATGGTCCCTCTTGGATCCTTTGGATTAGGTGTACCAGCATCGTACCGTAAGGTAGAAATCGGTGCGCCAAAATGATTGAAGGTAGTTCCCCCATTGAAAACACCATTATCTCCCTGACTGTATGTCAACTGGGCTGGAAAATAATTCATTATTCTGTCTGTAGAAAAATTAGTCGATACATCTACAGAGAAACCCTTTTGTCTTGCGCCTTTTTTGGTTGTAATCAAGACAACTCCTGTTGCACCTTGGATACCATATAAAGCAGTAGCTGCGGGGCCTTTTAGTACGGAAATATTCTCAATATCATTGGGGTTGATATCAATTGCTCGGTTGGCATAATCTACACCACCGGCGGTTCCAATAGTTGCATTGAAGGAGTTATTGATTGGAACCCCATCTACCACAAACAAGGGCTGATTCTGTCCGGAAATGGATTGAATACCTCGGATCACAATGCTGGATGCAGCACCTGCCGAACCCCCTTGTCTCGTTACTTGTACACCAGCAACTTTGGCATTCAATGCATCCACAATGTTTTGCTCTCGGGAAGCAATGATTTCATCGCCTTTTACTTCCTGAGCAACGAAAGAAATCTTCTTTTTCTCTTGGGTCAAACCAAAGGCCGTCACAACTACCTCGGAGAGTTGCTCGGTATCAGTAACCATCGTGATATTGACAATAGACCTTCCGTTGACTGGCACAGCCTGTGGCTTGAAACCAATAAATGAATAGGTCAATACCGAACTAGCATTAGGTACATTGATGGTGTAATTTCCATCAATATCCGTCACAGAACCAATGGATGTGTTCTGTACCAAAACTGTTACTCCCGGAAGTGGCTGCCCATCTTCTTGGGAAATGACTTTGCCTCTCACCGTCAATTGCTGAGCATGTACCATCGCTGGTAAACTCAAAAGCAAGACGCACAGAAGAAAGTAACTCGTAAACGTTTTCCTCATAATTGAATTTTTTAGGGATAAATAATTAATTAAATGTAACCAAGCTAGAGCTCAGACCGAAGAATAAATGCTATTTTTTGAAAGTATTCAATTGAAATCAATTGAAAACAACTCAAAAACAGCACAAAACATCAAATCAAACTTTGATTATGTCTAAAATATGGCATAAAAAAGCAAGAGCAAAACTTTTTAAAGGAAAATTTTCAAAAAATAGAATGATCGGTAAGGGAGAAATAAAAGTGATTAGTGGTTTGAGTGATTAGTAGATTGAGTGATTAGTGGATTGAGTGATTAGTGGATAGGTACTATTTCATCACTTAATTCTCTTAATCCCTTCATGATTTTTTTCTATCAAGTAATGTTGAACTAACGGAGCATAGCTCAACATAACATAAAAAAAGCCCCTGATTTCTCAGAGGCTTTTTCTTGTTAGTTTGTAATGACAATCTTTTCTATCTTCTCAATTTTTTTCCCATCTACGTAGGTTATTTCTTTTTTGATTTCAACCTGTTCTTGCAAGGCCTGTGTACCATGAGGCCTTTCTGAAATATGTGGTGCAATTACCAAAGCCACAATGGATGTCAATTTGATCAGGATATTCATAGATGGACCAGAAGTATCCTTGAAAGGATCTCCTACGGTATCTCCTGTAACAGAAGCTTTGTGGGCATCTGAACCTTTATATTGCATCACGCCATCGATCATTACTCCTTTTTCGAAGGACTTCTTGGCATTGTCCCAAGCGCCACCAGCATTGTTTTGGAAAATCCCCATCAATACACCGGAAACAGTGATACCCGCCAACAAACCACCCAATACTTCTGCACCAAAGGCAAAACCTACAATCATCGGAGAAATAAGGGCTATCGCACCTGGTGCTACCATTTCACGAATGGATGCTTTCGTAGAAATCTCAACACATTTTTCATATTCAGGCTTGTTTTTATACTCCATGATGCCTGGAATTTCCCGGAACTGTCTTCTTACCTCATTGACCATATCCATAGCTGCGCGGCCCACAGCTGCAATGGCTAAAGAAGAGAAAATAAATGGAATCATCGCTCCCACAAACAAGCCTGCCAATACATCTGCTTTGTAAATATCAATCGAATCAATGCCTGCAATTCCTACATAAGCAGCAAATAATGCCAAAGCTGTCAAAGCGGCAGAAGCAATTGCAAAGCCTTTACCCGTTGCGGCTGTGGTGTTTCCTACAGCATCCAAAATATCTGTACGTTCGCGCACTTCTTTCGGTAGACCGGACATTTCTGCAATACCTCCAGCATTATCTGCAATAGGCCCAAAGGCATCAATCGCAAGCTGCATGGCCGTCGTGGCCATCATACCGGCAGCCGCAATAGCTACACCGTATAATCCTGCGGCCAAGAAAGATCCATAAATACCACCTGCCAACACTAAAATTGGCAACACTGTAGACTCCATCCCTACAGCAAGACCACCAATGATATTGGTTGCATGACCTGTAGAAGACTGCTTGATAATGGAATTCACCGGGCGCTTGCCCATCGCTGTATAGTATTCCGTAATCATACTCATCAGTGCTCCGACAATCAAGCCGATCACCACCGCTCCAAAAACACCCATTTTGGTAAATTCAATGGAACCACCTCTGGAAAGCACCAACTGACCCTCGGGTAACATATACATGATTAGCGGATATGAAGCCGCCACGGTCAATAAGATGGAAATCCAGTTTCCTTTATTCAAAGCTGTCTGTACAGAATCTGTATCCTTATTAATTCTTACAAATACAGTTCCTACAATGGAGAAAATCAAACCCATACCAGCGATCACCAACGGCAACAGGACAGGAGCTATTCCACCAAAATTATCATCAGATACAATCTCTCTTCCTAAAACCATGGAAGCCAAAATGGTAGCCACATAGGAACCAAATAAATCAGCCCCCATACCAGCTACATCTCCTACGTTATCACCTACGTTATCAGCAATGGTAGCCGGATTACGGACATCATCTTCTGGAATACCCGCTTCTACTTTTCCAACCAAATCCGCACCTACATCCGCTGCTTTGGTGTAAATACCTCCACCAACACGGGCAAACAATGCGATGGATTCCGCTCCTAAGGAAAAACCAGCCAACACTTCTAAGGCTGTTTCCATGGCTGCACCATTCACGTCTCCTCCTGTGGAGACGACAAACATGTTGTAAAAAAGGATAAATAATGATCCCATACCAAATACTGCCAATCCAGCCACACCTAGCCCCATCACAGTCCCTCCTGTAAAGGAGACATGCAATGCATTTTTTAAACTGCTTTTGGCTGCTTGAGTGGTTCTTACATTGGCTTTGGTAGCGATATTCATCCCTAAATAGCCAGCAAATGCAGAAAGTACTGCTCCAATCAAAAAGGAGATAGCAATGACTGGCGAGGAAGTTTCAATCAAAGTACCTGACCATCCGAGCAAAATACCTGCGATCACTACAAAATATGTGAGGACTTTCCATTCAGCTTTCAAAAAAGCCATAGCCCCCTTAGCGATGTGCCCCGCCAATTCTGTCATATTTTCATCCCC encodes:
- a CDS encoding SusC/RagA family TonB-linked outer membrane protein; this translates as MRKTFTSYFLLCVLLLSLPAMVHAQQLTVRGKVISQEDGQPLPGVTVLVQNTSIGSVTDIDGNYTINVPNASSVLTYSFIGFKPQAVPVNGRSIVNITMVTDTEQLSEVVVTAFGLTQEKKKISFVAQEVKGDEIIASREQNIVDALNAKVAGVQVTRQGGSAGAASSIVIRGIQSISGQNQPLFVVDGVPINNSFNATIGTAGGVDYANRAIDINPNDIENISVLKGPAATALYGIQGATGVVLITTKKGARQKGFSVDVSTNFSTDRIMNYFPAQLTYSQGDNGVFNGGTTFNHFGAPISTLRYDAGTPNPKDPRGTIVDMNHPNAGDRLPVYDNQRLFFQSGFTNDTHVAVSSSSDNSNFYLSVGNMFQQGIIPNNTFNRTSVKLSADTKLSEKLKVGASITYANSTSTKFGRGDNFSDAIQGLYRTPPSFDNSAGFVLPNGQQRNFRGAVDGSRPFSPDNPFWTVNNNPFSDNVNRYLSFLFTEYKPSSWLTISHRLGFDFTNEDRTQVWAPSSSGGAAIAASGALGGRINENTISDRILNSDFIISANKDLNDKFSASFLVGHNFFSTSNTSLLLDGTNFAIPSLFTVQNTQENPRFERFDFRRMTQAVFSRASLGYLNSVFLELSVRNEWASTLPAANRSFTYGSAGLSVVLTDLLKIDSQTLNFAKLRGSIAGAGNIPPAYRTETFFNVATTGTRYAPGVRFPLDGVGGVLLSPAAGNSNLRAEFTNTYEIGADFRLFNNRLGAEITYYNAVSRDQIVSIPIPASTGFTTQIVNAGEIQNKGIEAVLNANIINRGDFSWDMIVNFTRNRNFVVSLPNDEPIVNNMFGARIQSRLIPGEQFGVFYGNAFLRNDSGDVLINPQGFPILDPVQQMVGNPNPDFLLGWRNNFRYKNLNLTMLWDVRKGGDVVNVTAFWMGNGSGVAQHTEDRNRVAIFRGVIQNPGGDNHGQPNTIPVTLDQAAFQGSGAALAFGRELTERWVQDGSWIRLRDVNLTYDLPQTISRKLGMSRANVGVYGRNLLLFTNYGGIDPETNLAGPNGVVGLDAFTTPNMRSYGVTINASF
- a CDS encoding sodium-translocating pyrophosphatase, which gives rise to MEQMFIYIVPLLGIIGLVVMAIKSAWVTKQEAGDENMTELAGHIAKGAMAFLKAEWKVLTYFVVIAGILLGWSGTLIETSSPVIAISFLIGAVLSAFAGYLGMNIATKANVRTTQAAKSSLKNALHVSFTGGTVMGLGVAGLAVFGMGSLFILFYNMFVVSTGGDVNGAAMETALEVLAGFSLGAESIALFARVGGGIYTKAADVGADLVGKVEAGIPEDDVRNPATIADNVGDNVGDVAGMGADLFGSYVATILASMVLGREIVSDDNFGGIAPVLLPLVIAGMGLIFSIVGTVFVRINKDTDSVQTALNKGNWISILLTVAASYPLIMYMLPEGQLVLSRGGSIEFTKMGVFGAVVIGLIVGALMSMITEYYTAMGKRPVNSIIKQSSTGHATNIIGGLAVGMESTVLPILVLAGGIYGSFLAAGLYGVAIAAAGMMATTAMQLAIDAFGPIADNAGGIAEMSGLPKEVRERTDILDAVGNTTAATGKGFAIASAALTALALFAAYVGIAGIDSIDIYKADVLAGLFVGAMIPFIFSSLAIAAVGRAAMDMVNEVRRQFREIPGIMEYKNKPEYEKCVEISTKASIREMVAPGAIALISPMIVGFAFGAEVLGGLLAGITVSGVLMGIFQNNAGGAWDNAKKSFEKGVMIDGVMQYKGSDAHKASVTGDTVGDPFKDTSGPSMNILIKLTSIVALVIAPHISERPHGTQALQEQVEIKKEITYVDGKKIEKIEKIVITN